The stretch of DNA gattcggcagctaatcggcccgtgtatgggcactaacgacgggcctgcccgaccgatatctggcctgaaatcggccagatctcgatcgggcaggttaaaaaatctagttggatcggggaccgcatcggctcgttgatgcggtcctcggaccgactttgcctatacccgtcgttataatttgatcgtttggccccagggaattagcctggattctcctgatattacccacccgtaggtgggggatatcgggagaagatccgctcgcttggcctggaggcaagttttgattgcataaaacccagtgtaaagtcaaagagagccttctataggctgccagtccacataggggctacaaaatagccaatcatagcccttatttggcacctctaggtacctttttcatgcttgtgttgctccccaactctttttaaatttgaatgttgctcaagagtaaaaaaggttggggatccctgctatagaccaAAAACATCAAAATTCCTTCTCCAAACAAAGCGAAAATATGTGAAAAGTCTTTCACATTTTGGAAATTTTATCTCAATTCTAGTCTATAGtagtgacgagcaaatctgtcccgtttcgcccaaaaatttgccAATCTTTAAAAAGACTCGCAAAACTTGCGCGTCAAATTTTTCCACTGGGAATTTTCACCCAAAAAATCTAAGACCTGTGAttgtaaacattaacaaaaaagtaCTAGGAAAAAATTATTCATTGGGGAAACTTTCTGACAAATCAAGTGTTTTCATTGGTGATAAATATAAAGACTATGGTATATCTGAAAAATGCTAAGAAACAACGATAAATATGGGGAAAATTCCTGGCAATTTGAGTTTTTATTTTCCCCAAATCTTTGAAAAATCTGCTAAAAAGTTACATCtccatttttgcaatttacaaacCAGTTCACAAAGTCGATTTTATAAAGTGTAGCTTATACAGATATTATTAAAAATGATCAACTCCCAAATTATTTTTGAGAGAGAAATGAAATAATACAGAActaaaataattagtgatgagtgaatctgccccattcgtttcgccgaaaaattcctgaaacggcaatgggcgttttttcacgattttttttttcccattgggtgttttttccagggtcggactgggccgccgggacaccgggaaaaatcccggtgggccccggccctagtgggccccagcggcccagtccgatctttgccggcgctccccgctactgactgttcctccccgacgcgttcaatttatacgcgctcggggaggacgtcaggcgggggcccttcggggggggttaggggggcccttgggggggttaggggacgcggctggggcacctgcagggcccctggggcgggagccccggtgggccctgcaccccccagtccgaccctggtttttTCGCTGCAAAACGTGCCAAAAACAATTTCACTCGTTGCAAAAAATAACGATATTCTAATAATTCCTGCACGCCGTACTatttgacactaaggggctgatttactaacccacgaatccgacccgaattggaaaagttccgacttgaaaacgaacattttgcgactttttcgtatgttttgcgattttttcggcgtctttacgaatttttcgttaccaatacgatttttgcgtaaaaacgcgagtttttcgtagccattacgaaagttgcgtaaaatcttgcgatttttccgtagcgttaaaacttgcgcaaaaagttgcgcttttttcgtagcgttaaaacgtatgcgaaacttcgcaccttttaagttttaacgctacgaaaaaggcgcaacttttcgcgtaagtttttaacgctacggaaaaatcgcaagattttacgcaactttcgtaaaggctacgaaaaactcgcgtttttacgcaaaaatcgtattggtaacgaaaaattcgtaaagacgccgaaaaaaatcgcaaaaaatacgaaaaaatcgcaaaataccgatctttacgaaaaaaacgcaatcggactcatttcgacccgttcgtgggttagtaaatcagcccctaagggggtgatttatcaacagtcgagtttgattttttttgctcCGAAGAAACTcgtatttgaattatggtttgaaaactcgaatgtctggtatttatgaagtgcaaGAAGCCCGAAAACTCGACTGTAAGAATTCGCCAtgtcaataggagttgtcataggcaaagtcaagccgtattctCAGACTCGAATTTTACGAGTTTTTAGAGTTCGTAAACTTGATCGTAAAATTGTAGATAttcgagtttattcgatttaaaaaaaaaaaaaaacaaactcaaattcacagaCTCgacaattgataaataagcccctaagcaatatatacaatataaagtgcCTTAAGGTGTGCAAAAGACGTTGTCACATGACTACGCAAAATTTTGATTGGCCGGTGTCTCTTGAAATACTGAGGGTGTTCTTGTCGCGTACCAGTATGGACTGGTTGCCGTACTGCGAGTACCACATGCTCTGACTGCGGCTGAGGTAAGTCCCAGGGGCGACCGTCTCCAGTTTCTGTTGCTGCTGTTGCCAAATGAGTAGCGAAGTATCCCGGTATCTCAGCCGAGCGTATCCTTCCGACATGGCCTTCTCAGCCAACGGTAATCGCCCGTCGTTCATGGCTTGGTACGGAAACGGGAAAACAGAGGGTCCCCAACCAAAATCATTAGGGCACGCCCTCAGTCCATTTATACACTACCAGTTGCTACCGATTCGCATTATGGCAACACAAAGTACTGTCTGTATTGTGTGCATTTTTCCATTCATACAGAATACCAAATGGTAAAGAAATCCTTAATGGCGTGGGGGAGAGTTCTCCAAACGGACTAGAGATCTCAGCACTTCACAGTCAAATCAAACAACAGTTCCTATAATGgagtatgaaaaaaaaacaaaatacagcaaTTTAAAGCGACAGATGCTTTTTGTGTGTAGACGCAAATCACAGACGTGCGTTCGACAGAGAGGACGGCTTTTCAGGGGTCATTCAGTGGTCCGTGTGTACAGGGCCATAGGGATTAATGATCGCTATTT from Xenopus tropicalis strain Nigerian chromosome 8, UCB_Xtro_10.0, whole genome shotgun sequence encodes:
- the brd3os gene encoding putative uncharacterized protein BRD3OS — encoded protein: MNDGRLPLAEKAMSEGYARLRYRDTSLLIWQQQQQKLETVAPGTYLSRSQSMWYSQYGNQSILVRDKNTLSISRDTGQSKFCVVM